In one window of Qipengyuania profundimaris DNA:
- the rfbC gene encoding dTDP-4-dehydrorhamnose 3,5-epimerase, which yields MIEGTPLPGVFRIVPPRFGDERGFFSESWNSRKLRDAGLDLPEFVQDNHSMSSQVGTVRGLHFQSPPHAQGKLVRCGRGAIFDVAVDIRRGSPTYGQWFGEELSFANGRQLWIPAGFLHGFATLEPDSEIVYKCTDFYAPECDGAVLWDSVGIDWPLGEIDPILSEKDAAAMPFSEFETPFDYEATS from the coding sequence ATGATCGAAGGAACGCCGCTCCCCGGAGTTTTCCGTATCGTCCCACCGCGATTCGGCGACGAACGCGGTTTCTTCAGCGAAAGCTGGAATTCCAGGAAGCTTCGCGATGCCGGCCTCGACCTGCCTGAATTCGTGCAGGACAACCACTCGATGTCCAGCCAGGTCGGGACCGTGCGCGGACTGCATTTCCAATCGCCCCCTCACGCCCAGGGCAAGCTGGTGCGCTGTGGACGCGGTGCCATCTTCGACGTTGCCGTCGATATCCGTCGTGGCTCGCCAACCTATGGACAATGGTTTGGTGAAGAGCTGAGCTTTGCGAACGGCAGGCAATTGTGGATTCCCGCCGGGTTTCTCCACGGGTTCGCCACGCTCGAACCTGACAGCGAAATCGTCTATAAATGCACCGATTTCTACGCGCCGGAATGCGATGGCGCGGTTCTGTGGGACAGCGTCGGTATCGACTGGCCGCTCGGCGAAATCGACCCGATACTGTCCGAAAAAGACGCGGCGGCAATGCCGTTCTCCGAATTCGAAACTCCCTTCGACTACGAGGCAACATCGTGA
- the rfbB gene encoding dTDP-glucose 4,6-dehydratase gives MKILITGGAGFIGSAVVRLAVSRGHEVVNCDALTYAACLANVAPVAESDLYAFEQVDIRDREALDAVFQKHSPDAVMHLAAESHVDRSIDGPADFIETNITGTFNMLEASRSYWQQKGKPADFRFHHISTDEVFGSLGKEGMFTEDTPYDPRSPYSASKASSDHLVRAWHETYGLPVVLTNCSNNYGPYHFPEKLVPVVIINALAGKPIPIYGKGDNVRDWLFVEDHADALLLALTQGEVGRSYNIGGENERTNLELVETILSILDDVRPKAEGSYKDQITFVEDRPGHDQRYAIDPTRIRDELGWRPSVTVEEGLERTVRWYLDNEDWWQALLDRKGVGVRLGTKA, from the coding sequence GTGAAGATACTTATCACAGGCGGCGCAGGCTTCATCGGTTCCGCCGTCGTCCGCCTTGCGGTTTCCCGCGGCCACGAAGTCGTCAACTGCGATGCTCTGACCTATGCCGCGTGCCTTGCCAATGTGGCGCCTGTCGCCGAAAGCGATCTTTACGCTTTCGAGCAGGTCGATATTCGCGACCGCGAGGCGCTGGACGCGGTCTTCCAGAAGCACAGCCCCGATGCGGTCATGCATCTTGCGGCAGAAAGCCATGTCGACCGGTCGATCGACGGCCCTGCGGACTTTATCGAAACTAACATCACCGGCACCTTCAACATGCTGGAGGCGAGCCGGTCCTATTGGCAGCAGAAGGGCAAGCCCGCCGATTTCCGCTTCCATCACATCTCGACCGACGAAGTTTTCGGATCGCTCGGCAAGGAAGGCATGTTCACCGAGGACACCCCTTACGATCCGCGCTCTCCCTATTCGGCCAGCAAGGCGTCTTCGGACCACCTTGTGCGGGCGTGGCACGAGACCTACGGGCTGCCGGTGGTGCTGACCAACTGCTCGAACAATTACGGTCCATATCACTTCCCGGAAAAGCTGGTGCCGGTGGTGATTATCAATGCGCTCGCAGGCAAGCCCATCCCGATCTACGGCAAGGGCGACAATGTGCGCGACTGGCTGTTCGTGGAAGATCACGCGGATGCGCTGCTGCTCGCGCTGACCCAAGGTGAGGTCGGTCGCAGCTACAATATCGGCGGCGAAAACGAGCGGACGAATCTCGAGCTGGTGGAAACCATTCTCTCGATCCTCGACGATGTGCGGCCCAAGGCGGAAGGGTCCTACAAGGACCAGATCACCTTCGTTGAGGATCGCCCGGGGCACGACCAGCGCTATGCGATCGATCCAACTCGTATTCGCGACGAACTTGGCTGGCGTCCGTCGGTTACGGTTGAGGAAGGGCTGGAGCGCACCGTCCGCTGGTATCTCGACAACGAGGATTGGTGGCAGGCCCTGCTGGACCGCAAAGGCGTCGGCGTCAGGCTCGGCACCAAGGCATGA